One Deefgea tanakiae genomic region harbors:
- the kdpC gene encoding potassium-transporting ATPase subunit KdpC, with translation MLQQLRPALVIFTALTLITGVAYPLAVTGIAKVFFPQQAAGSLIEQNGKVVGSSLIGQSFSDTKYFWSRPSATGPMAYNGSASSGSNLGPTNPVLLKAVSDRVAAMKAAHPAQSNPVPLDLVTTSASGLDPHISPAAASYQLERVANARKLSPTQVAQLVSEHTAGKQWGILGEPVVNVLELNLALDRLPAAK, from the coding sequence ATGTTGCAACAACTCCGTCCCGCTCTCGTTATTTTTACAGCACTCACACTCATCACGGGCGTTGCTTATCCTCTGGCAGTAACAGGCATTGCCAAAGTATTTTTCCCGCAGCAAGCGGCAGGTAGCTTGATTGAACAAAACGGCAAAGTAGTCGGCTCTAGCTTAATCGGCCAATCGTTTAGCGACACGAAGTATTTCTGGTCGCGCCCATCGGCAACAGGGCCGATGGCATATAACGGCTCGGCCTCATCAGGATCGAACCTTGGGCCAACTAATCCGGTCTTGTTGAAGGCCGTTTCAGATCGAGTTGCTGCCATGAAAGCAGCACATCCAGCGCAGAGTAATCCTGTACCACTCGATTTAGTCACCACATCAGCGAGTGGTTTAGATCCACATATCAGCCCAGCTGCAGCAAGCTATCAGCTGGAACGTGTTGCCAATGCGCGTAAACTATCGCCAACGCAAGTTGCGCAATTGGTTAGCGAACATACCGCTGGTAAACAATGGGGTATTTTGGGCGAACCCGTAGTCAATGTGCTGGAGCTGAATCTAGCCTTAGATCGTTTACCTGCAGCAAAGTAA
- the kdpB gene encoding potassium-transporting ATPase subunit KdpB, with the protein MTTLSLLDSALVKPAIWAAVTKLSPRVQWRNPVMFVVYIGAILTTLLFGQALFGQGEAPTGFIAAISIWLWFTLLFANFAEALAEGRSKAQAASLRNTKKNVMAWKLKSASHTAPKEITDSASLRKGDFILIKAGEVIPADGEVVEGVASVDESAITGESAPVIREGGGDFSAVTGGTRVLSDWIVARVTANPGEAFLDRMIAMVEGAKRQKTPNEIALTILLVALTIVFLIVTVTLLPFSQFSVLASGSGSPVSLTVLIALLVCLIPTTIGGLLSAIGVAGMSRMLGANVIATSGRAVEAAGDVDVLLLDKTGTITLGNRQAVKFIPAPGVTEQQLADAAQFASLADETPEGRSVVVLAKQLFNLRERTLESHEVEFIAFTAQTRMSGVNFDQREIRKGAVDSIRRYVNEAGATFPEAVGKAADEVARRGATPLLVCENHKVLGVIELKDIVKGGIKERFAELREMGIKTIMITGDNPLTAAAIAAEAGVDDFLAEATPEAKLALIRQHQGEGKLVAMTGDGTNDAPALAQADVAVAMNSGTQAAKEAGNMVDLDSNPTKLIEIVEIGKQMLMTRGSLTTFSVANDVAKYFAIIPAAFALTYPQLNALNVMGLNSPSSAILSAVIFNAIIIVFLIPLALKGVSYKAQSAAQLLRNNMLVYGLGGLIVPFAGIKLIDVLLGVFGLV; encoded by the coding sequence ATGACTACGCTTTCATTACTTGACTCTGCGCTGGTGAAGCCAGCGATCTGGGCTGCGGTGACTAAATTATCGCCGCGTGTGCAATGGCGAAATCCGGTGATGTTTGTCGTCTACATCGGCGCAATTCTGACCACTTTATTGTTCGGCCAAGCACTATTTGGCCAAGGCGAAGCCCCGACTGGGTTTATCGCGGCAATTAGTATTTGGCTGTGGTTTACCTTGCTGTTTGCCAATTTTGCCGAAGCGCTGGCCGAAGGCCGCAGCAAAGCGCAAGCAGCCAGCCTACGTAATACCAAGAAAAACGTCATGGCGTGGAAACTCAAATCCGCCTCGCATACAGCGCCCAAAGAAATCACTGACAGCGCCAGTTTGCGTAAAGGCGATTTTATTTTGATCAAAGCCGGTGAAGTGATTCCAGCCGATGGCGAAGTCGTTGAAGGTGTCGCATCGGTGGATGAGTCAGCGATTACCGGCGAATCTGCACCAGTGATCCGCGAAGGCGGTGGTGATTTTTCTGCGGTGACTGGCGGAACTCGCGTGCTGTCTGATTGGATCGTTGCCCGTGTTACTGCCAATCCAGGCGAAGCGTTTTTAGATCGAATGATTGCGATGGTCGAAGGTGCAAAACGCCAAAAAACGCCGAATGAAATCGCCTTAACGATTTTATTGGTTGCGCTGACTATCGTGTTTTTGATTGTGACGGTGACATTGCTGCCGTTTTCACAATTTAGCGTTTTAGCGAGCGGTAGCGGTTCTCCGGTGAGTTTGACCGTATTGATCGCACTATTGGTCTGCTTGATTCCAACGACGATTGGTGGCTTATTGTCTGCGATTGGCGTGGCTGGGATGAGCCGGATGCTGGGTGCGAATGTCATCGCAACCTCTGGCCGCGCAGTTGAAGCGGCGGGTGACGTTGATGTGTTGCTGCTAGATAAAACCGGCACGATTACGCTGGGCAATCGCCAAGCGGTGAAATTCATTCCCGCGCCAGGCGTAACTGAGCAACAACTCGCCGATGCGGCGCAGTTTGCATCGCTGGCAGATGAAACGCCCGAAGGCCGCAGCGTGGTCGTGCTTGCCAAGCAATTATTTAACTTGCGCGAACGCACACTAGAAAGCCACGAAGTTGAGTTCATTGCTTTCACTGCACAAACGCGAATGAGCGGCGTGAATTTTGATCAACGCGAGATTCGCAAAGGCGCGGTCGATTCAATCCGTCGTTATGTAAATGAAGCAGGCGCAACCTTCCCAGAAGCGGTTGGCAAGGCAGCCGATGAAGTCGCTCGCCGTGGCGCAACGCCGCTGCTCGTTTGCGAAAACCATAAAGTGCTGGGCGTCATTGAACTGAAAGACATCGTCAAAGGCGGCATCAAAGAGCGCTTTGCCGAGCTGCGCGAGATGGGGATCAAAACCATTATGATCACCGGCGACAATCCACTAACCGCCGCCGCGATTGCCGCCGAAGCGGGTGTCGATGACTTTCTCGCTGAAGCGACACCGGAAGCCAAACTCGCGCTGATTCGCCAACATCAAGGCGAAGGCAAGCTGGTTGCGATGACCGGCGACGGTACCAACGACGCGCCAGCACTGGCACAAGCCGATGTCGCGGTCGCGATGAATAGCGGCACGCAAGCAGCCAAAGAAGCCGGCAATATGGTCGATCTGGATTCAAATCCAACCAAGTTGATCGAGATCGTCGAGATCGGCAAACAAATGCTGATGACGCGCGGCTCGCTAACGACATTCTCTGTAGCGAATGATGTGGCGAAATACTTCGCGATTATTCCTGCTGCATTTGCTCTGACCTATCCGCAACTCAATGCGCTGAACGTGATGGGGCTCAATTCACCTTCGTCAGCGATTTTGTCAGCAGTAATTTTCAACGCGATCATCATTGTTTTCCTGATTCCGTTGGCACTCAAAGGCGTGAGCTACAAAGCCCAAAGCGCTGCGCAATTGCTGAGAAATAATATGCTGGTGTATGGCTTAGGCGGGCTAATTGTACCGTTTGCTGGGATCAAATTAATTGATGTATTGCTCGGTGTATTCGGTCTTGTATAG